GCAGTCGGTGTGGAGGCCGGCAATGTACAGTCGCGTTATCCCCTGTTCGCGAAGGATGCGCTCGAGCTCCGTGCTTGCGAACGGGCTGTACGTCGTTTTCTCCAGCACGATATCCCCCGGCGCCGGCCGGAGATCCGGAACGATCTCTGCCTGCCAGGTACCCTGCATCGCGTGAGGGGGCCACTTCTTGAGCTCGCTGTCGCCTGGGGTGTGTGCGTCCGTCGTGTAAATCACCAGGACGCCGGCCTGTCGCGCGGCACCGAGCATGCGCCTCAGTCCAGGAATGATCGCTTGCGCTCGGCGCTGGTAATCCGGCCCGCCGGCTTCGGCAATCACACCCTTCGGGAAGACGAAGTCGTTGGCCATGTCGATGACGAGGACGGCGCTACGGTCGGGCATACTGCCTCCCATTGGATAGAAGTGCCGCACTCAGGGGGCCGATTGGGCAACGCCTAAGCCCGCCGACGCTGACGGGCTCTCCCGGTGCGGGGCGCATACCGTGCGCCAACGGTCCTGTGACAGAAACGGAATCTAGCGCGAAGCCGTCTACGGCGCAGCCGGCCCCGTCGGCAGCGGCACAAAGGTTCACAAGTACCGCGCCACCGCCATCGTGATCACCGCGACCGCGAGCAGGTGGGCCACCGCCACGGCACTGGTCCTGGCACGCCGCTGAAGCGCCTGGATCTGGGCCTGTTGCTCCGGCGTCGGCGAGCCGCCCGCGGCCTGGGCGATCGAGAGGACCTGGAGCGTGGCGCGCCGCATCACGAAGAACCCGATCAGGAAGCCCACGACCGAAGCCGTAGCGCCCACGCTCAGCGTGATACCGGTGCGAGACCCCATCCACTCGGCGGAGCCGCCGGCGACGCGCCAGATGAGGAACCCCCCGGACAGGATGGTCAGCATCGCGAGCACCGGCACGATCGTGAGGACGCGCGTGGCCACGAGACGCTGCATGAACTGCCCGCCCGCCGGGCCGGAAGCCTTCACCGCCGGCTGGAGGAAGCTCACGATGAAGAAGATGCTTCCCGCCCAGAACACCCCGCACAGGATGTGAATGAGCCGAAGCGCGATCATGGGGACGTCCATCGTTCATCTCCGTGGTTGAGGGCCACAATCATGCAGCCTGGAGGCGCGCGCCCACAAGGCTCCCTCTGAGGACCTCAAGCGGGGCGCCGAGTTTTCAGGAATGGGCCCGCGTAAGCCGCGCCGCCGGCCATCCTCCGACCGTCAGAGCGGCTGGATCGTCTCTACCAGTGCGGCCGCCGCCACCGCCCGGAATCCCTCCTCGAGCGGAAAGGTGTGGGGCCCCGCGTGGATGACGTCCACGTGTTCGAGGCGTAGCGTTTCGCGCGCCGCGCGCATCGATCGCGTCGCGGCC
The Gemmatimonadales bacterium DNA segment above includes these coding regions:
- a CDS encoding isochorismatase family cysteine hydrolase; amino-acid sequence: MPDRSAVLVIDMANDFVFPKGVIAEAGGPDYQRRAQAIIPGLRRMLGAARQAGVLVIYTTDAHTPGDSELKKWPPHAMQGTWQAEIVPDLRPAPGDIVLEKTTYSPFASTELERILREQGITRLYIAGLHTDCCARHASGDAFQKGYDLVWVTDALQAFTEQAHEAGLEYFKAWYATDASRQLRSTEDVIAEWSREVAAVV